A genome region from Macaca nemestrina isolate mMacNem1 chromosome 15, mMacNem.hap1, whole genome shotgun sequence includes the following:
- the LOC105470691 gene encoding spermatogenesis-associated protein 2, translating to MGKPSSMDTKFKDDLFRKYVQFHEGKVDTTTSRQRPGGDECLRVAASTLLSLHKVDPFYRFRLIQFYEVVESSLRSLSSSSLRALHGAFSMLETVGINLFLYPWKKEFRSIKTYTGPFVYYVKSTLLEEDIRAILSCMGYAPELGTAYKLRELVETLQVKMVSFELFLAKVECEQMLEIHSQVKDKGYSELDIVSERKSSAEDVRGCSDALRRRAEGREHLTASMSRVALQKSASERAAKDYYKPRVTKPSRSVDAYDSYWESRKPPLKASLSLRKEPVAADVGDDLKDEIIRPSPSLLTMASSPHGSPDALPPASPSNGPGLLRGTYFSTQDDVDLYTDSEPRATYRRQDALRPDVWLVRNDAHPLYHKRSPPAKESALSKCQSCGLSCSSSLCQRCDSLLTCPPASKPSVFPGKASTHDSLAHGASLREKYPGQTQGLDRLPHLHSKSKPSSTPTSRCGFCNRPGATNTCTQCSKVSCDACLSAYHYDPCYKKSELHKFMPNKQLNYKSTQLSHLVYR from the exons ATGGGGAAGCCCAGTTCAATGGATACAAAATTCAAGGATGACTTATTTCGGAAGTATGTGCAGTTCCATGAGGGCAAAGTGGATACCACCACCAGCAGGCAGCGGCCTGGCGGCGATGAGTGTCTGCGGGTGGCAGCATCGACCCTGCTCAGCCTGCACAAGGTGGATCCCTTTTATCGATTCCGGCTGATCCAGTTCTATGAGGTGGTGGAGAGCTCCCTGCGCTCGCTCAGCTCCTCCAGCCTGCGGGCTCTGCACGGTGCCTTCAGCATGCTGGAGACAGTGGGCATCAACCTCTTCCTCTACCCGTGGAAGAAGGAATTCAGGAGCATCAAG ACCTACACGGGCCCTTTTGTTTATTATGTCAAGTCGACATTACTGGAAGAGGACATCCGAGCCATCCTGAGCTGCATGGGCTACGCACCTGAGCTGGGCACTGCCTACAAGCTCAGAGAGCTCGTAGAGACCCTCCAGGTGAAGATGGTCTCCTTCGAGCTCTTTCTGGCCAAAGTCGAGTGTGAGCAGATGCTGGAAATCCACTCACAAGTGAAGGACAAGGGCTACTCCGAGCTGGACATCGTGAGCGAGCGCAAGAGCAGTGCGGAGGACGTGCGCGGCTGCTCAGACGCCCTACGGCGGCGGGCAGAGGGCCGGGAGCACCTGACGGCCTCCATGTCACGAGTGGCACTCCAGAAGTCAGCCAGCGAGCGGGCGGCCAAGGACTACTACAAGCCCCGCGTGACCAAGCCCTCGAGGTCGGTGGATGCCTATGACAGCTACTGGGAGAGCCGGAAGCCACCACTGAAGGCCTCATTGAGTCTTCGGAAGGAGCCTGTGGCAGCGGATGTGGGGGATGACCTCAAGGACGAGATCATCCGCCCGTCCCCTTCGCTGCTGACCATGGCCAGCTCTCCCCACGGCAGCCCGGATGCCCTTCCACCTGCTTCCCCCAGCAACGGCCCTGGCCTGCTGCGTGGTACCTACTTCTCCACTCAGGATGACGTGGATCTGTACACAGACTCCGAACCCAGGGCCACCTACCGTCGGCAGGATGCTCTGCGGCCGGATGTGTGGCTGGTCAGAAACGACGCCCACCCCCTCTACCACAAGCGCTCGCCCCCTGCCAAAGAGTCCGCCCTCTCCAAGTGCCAAAGCTGTGGGCTGTCCTGCAGCTCCTCCCTCTGCCAGCGCTGTGACAGCCTGCTCACCTGTCCTCCAGCTTCCAAGCCCAGCGTCTTCCCCGGCAAGGCCTCCACTCATGACAGCCTGGCCCACGGGGCATCTCTGCGGGAGAAGTACCCAGGCCAGACTCAGGGCCTCGACCGCCTCCCGCACCTTCACTCCAAATCGAAGCCCTCCTCCACGCCCACTTCCCGCTGTGGCTTCTGCAACCGCCCAGGTGCCACCAACACCTGCACCCAGTGTTCAAAAGTCTCATGTGACGCCTGCCTCAGCGCTTACCATTACGACCCCTGCTACAAAAAGAGTGAGCTGCACAAGTTCATGCCCAACAAGCAGCTGAACTACAAGTCCACCCAGCTCTCCCATCTCGTGTACAGATAG